The following nucleotide sequence is from Mesoaciditoga lauensis cd-1655R = DSM 25116.
CGTTTATTATTTCAGCAAGCTTTTTAATCGTTGGGTCCGTTATTTTGTACTTTTCCATGATTGATACGAAAGAACAATGACCGTCTTTATGTCCTAATTCAACTCCTTTAACATCAAACGGAATTGCATTTTCTCTTTTTGCGGTTTCCATTACCAATTCTCTCGTTACGAAGATAAACTCTGCTTGGTTGTCAACAAATCTTTTTATAAGCCAAGGGCATGCCACTCTATCAACATGCACGTGGGATCGAGTTACCCATTTCATGATATCGCCTCTTTTCATAGAATAAGAGTTACAAAACGCGAAAAGTATAACATAAGAGGCGTTTTCTTACTAGACCCCTTTCTCAGAACCAAACGTTGATATTCATTCCCCTTTTTGCCAAATCGTAATCGTTAAATCTCCACACATAAAGATTGGAAGATTCGAAGTAGGGTTTTGGATCAACCGAAATATCTTTCGATTTGGATTCACGCAGATCGACTATTACCATGAAAAACCTTTCAGGATTGAAAACCATTTTTTTGCGTGGGTTGTAAGGCTGTGCGTAAATACTTATGTGGTAGCCGGAATCATCTTTTTCAAATTTTGTAAGACCTAAGGAACCCGTTATGGCATTTGTGCTTGTGTATTTTGTGAGAGGATCAACCAACGGAGCGAAATACGAAAATTCTTGACCTGATGCATTTTGAGTGACCGCAACGGTAACCGGATATATGTACATTTTAGCACTATAATTCTTGACGAATCGGTATACAATTCCCCCAGAATAATTTACATTTGCCAATGCTGTAATGGATATCGACAACACGAGAATAACCAACAACGCTTTTTTCATTACGACACCTCCATTTTTGATAACTAAATATTTACCACTTTTAGTGAAAAAAATTCTATAGAAAGTAAAAGAGTGTAGGTTGTTTATCCTGCCAAATTACAAAATATTAAAAATATTATAACATAATATTTCTTTAAAAGAAACCTATAAAAACTCATCATGTGCGTCAATGCTACAAAGTATTTCAAAAAGAAATTAAATCTCCCCTCGAAGTACTTGTCAGAACATATGAGCTCTTCATCTGAAGATTCATAAATATGAGGTTGAGAGGCACAGGACGTGCCGAGAAAGCAAAGCACTCACGGATGAGTGTCTGAGCGTGCCTCATATTTTGAATTGTAAGATGGAAAGAAGAGCGAATCCGTTCTGACAGGACTTCGAAAAAATTGTCTTTCGTAACATTCACGCACAACATAAGGCAATGATAGATAAAAAACGAGGCTGATCACGATTAACGATCAGCCTATAAGGAAGAGAGAAACTGAAAGAATTTACGCCTTTTTTACGAACCTTTCTACCCCTCTCAATATATTTTCAGGATCTAAGTGGGCTTCTTCTATAACTTCATCGAGGGTACCCCCGCTTCTCCATTTGCCATCCCAATCCGATGAAAGGCAATATTCGGCATTCTTTTTCGTGGCTATCCAATCTTCGACGGCCTTAAGCGATTCGTTTGTTATAACCATCGAATTCTTCCAATCTTCCCATGGAAGGACTTTTTCTCTATATTCAGAACTTTGCATATCGAAGAGTTCTTTTGAAGGAATAGCCACTATCTTTAAATTGTACTTTTCATCTAATTCGTCTATTACTTTAAGTAAATTGTAGGTAGACATGGTTCCTCTCACCAATATCGTTCCATCTTTCCTTCCTTCCTTGAAATCTCTCAAAATGTACGCTCCTCTTGCCGCTTCAAAGTGGGAAGGAATGCGAAGCTTTTCTCTGTTTGGAATCTCTATCGGAGGTCGCGTGAGATGAAGTGCCACTATCGGAATGTCTGTTGAAAATGCCGCTGCAAGCAAAACCGGCACTTCGTTCGCTTCCCATGGGTACAGGTTTATTATGTGTCCCTTTGGGAATAGCTGAGTGACGACAGGTGAGAATATTCCAAAGTGGGTTCGGGAATCATCTGCCGTTTCTGGACCGGAATGTCCAGCTATCCAAAGCACTTTGCCCAACTTTACAGGGCAATCCTGTGCCATTTGGGAAAATAGCCTGTATTCACCGTACTTCAAATAAGAAAATGAACCGTACGTCGAAGTGGCCATGTAAAAACCGTTAAACTCTTCAAATGGCTTGTCAGATAAATTGACACTTACCACGCCACAAGAAATCCCGGCATTTGTGAATTCAGTGATCTCCTGGGGAAGTAGCACACCATCTGGATTTTTCTCTTTTTCGTACCAACCGTATCCCTTAAAATCTTCAAATGGTTCTGCAAAACCGGATATATTCGTTGATTCGGCTAAGTCCGCCGATGCGGCCAGGAAGAGGGGACGATCGTATTTCCGTTTGCTCATGGCATTTATCCAGGCTCCCCATTTTCTCAAGGCATTTCTGTTAGCGGCTTTTGTTCCCGGTTCGAAGAAGATCTCTTCTGGATATTTTTTATAATCGAATAGCTCTTTGTCCTTGAATATACCAGCGTTGAGTGTTACTTTTTTCTGAGGAATGCTTTCTGCTATGCTTACCATTTCATCTGTGAGATGTTTTACCAATTCTTCGTTCTCTAAAACAACATTGAGTGCTATCTGTAAATTTTGATACGTTTGTTCCGCGAACGCTTTACCTGCGGGTGCCGGTTTTTGGAATCCAACAAAGTCCACATTGTACTTTTGCATGAATTTTTCCCGCGTTTTCCAGAAAATTTCAGAATTCGCTTTATGAGGCGTGCCGTGAGATTTGTTATCATAAATTCCGTATTCATATCCCTTACGTGTTTTAAACCACATAACATTTGGGGTGCGTTCTTTCTTGTTTTGCTCAATTTTATCGAAAGCGCCCAATACACATTTCCAATCATGGCCATTTTCACACCCAACGACATTCCAACCATACGGGAGGAACCAATCATCTGGCGTTCCGTGAACCACAGAACTTGTCGGCCTGTTATCTATACCGTAGTTGTTCCAGTCGATCAGCCAATAAAGATTGTCCAATCCTAAGGCCCATGCGGAGTTTTTTGATTCGTGCGATGCACCAGGTGTTAAGCCGCCTTCTCCTTCTATTGCCCACACCTTAACATCCGAAAGTCCAGCGCGTTTTAGTGCAAAAGCTTCCCCCACCGACGGTGGCAAGCCGTGGCCAGAAGGACCTGTGTTGAATTTAAGAAAGAGGGTTTTTCCAGAAAATTCAGCGTGCCCCGAAAGTCCTCCCCTATGCCTGAATCTCAAGAGATCTTCCAACAGCACTATACGTGATGGATCTATTTTGAACTTTTCATCTTTCGTTTCTTCAAATCGCTTCTTGAAAGCTTCTCCGATAAGCGCTAACGATGCGTAGATCAAAGGAACAGTATGGCCCGCACTTAGAATAAACCTATCGGACAGAGGATTTTCAGGATGGCGTATATCGTA
It contains:
- a CDS encoding chromate resistance protein ChrB domain-containing protein, translated to MKWVTRSHVHVDRVACPWLIKRFVDNQAEFIFVTRELVMETAKRENAIPFDVKGVELGHKDGHCSFVSIMEKYKITDPTIKKLAEIINAADTGHPEASEYAAGMELIARGFSIMYPDDMKNLEEQFKVYDAVYAALKTEK
- a CDS encoding transketolase-like TK C-terminal-containing protein, which encodes MNFEELEILKDVTGQLIDFTLNLRQSGHPGGSRSKMHMLWAMLLSGKMKYDIRHPENPLSDRFILSAGHTVPLIYASLALIGEAFKKRFEETKDEKFKIDPSRIVLLEDLLRFRHRGGLSGHAEFSGKTLFLKFNTGPSGHGLPPSVGEAFALKRAGLSDVKVWAIEGEGGLTPGASHESKNSAWALGLDNLYWLIDWNNYGIDNRPTSSVVHGTPDDWFLPYGWNVVGCENGHDWKCVLGAFDKIEQNKKERTPNVMWFKTRKGYEYGIYDNKSHGTPHKANSEIFWKTREKFMQKYNVDFVGFQKPAPAGKAFAEQTYQNLQIALNVVLENEELVKHLTDEMVSIAESIPQKKVTLNAGIFKDKELFDYKKYPEEIFFEPGTKAANRNALRKWGAWINAMSKRKYDRPLFLAASADLAESTNISGFAEPFEDFKGYGWYEKEKNPDGVLLPQEITEFTNAGISCGVVSVNLSDKPFEEFNGFYMATSTYGSFSYLKYGEYRLFSQMAQDCPVKLGKVLWIAGHSGPETADDSRTHFGIFSPVVTQLFPKGHIINLYPWEANEVPVLLAAAFSTDIPIVALHLTRPPIEIPNREKLRIPSHFEAARGAYILRDFKEGRKDGTILVRGTMSTYNLLKVIDELDEKYNLKIVAIPSKELFDMQSSEYREKVLPWEDWKNSMVITNESLKAVEDWIATKKNAEYCLSSDWDGKWRSGGTLDEVIEEAHLDPENILRGVERFVKKA